The sequence AGCACGAACAGGATCCCGCACAACGCCTGCCGGTCCGGGATCCGGGGCCGCCCCTCCACCAGCTTCGGACCCGGTTCAGGCAGCAATGGCTCGATCAGCGACCACAGTTCATCCGACACGATCCAAGGTCGCGACTGACGTTTCCCCACGAGTAGACCAACGACCGCTCAAGCCGAAAGTCACATGATCAACGGCTTCTGTTAGGACCTCTTAGCCAGTCACTCTCATCTGACCTGGGCAGATACGTGCGGGATCTAGATAAGGTACGGCGCCCAACCCGAACTGGATCATCCCCGACCACGTGGCCTTCATGTATCCAGAGTCATCCGGCAGCAGATGGTGCGCATCCGAGTCATGGGCAGCCCCTGCAGCGACCGGGTGCTTGGGGTCGCTGGCCCTGGTGTCCCGTCTCAGACGATCTGGCTTGCGGGCGGAGCCCCGACCTGCGGCGACCAGTTCGGTTGAGACGCCTGTCCGACGGGAACCCCAGTTGATCCGGTCCTGGCCGCATGGATGGTGGGTGCTGTCTCAGCTGGTCTGGTTCGGTTCTGCCGTTTCGCGCTGACAGGTCTCGTTAGGATCTTCTGATCATGGACGTGATTACGGGGAAAGAGATGGTCGCCATCCCGCCGGGGCAAGTGACGCTGTCGGACCGGCGAACGCAGCGCAGTTGGTCGGTCGAGCTTGCGCCCTGCCAACTGGCGGCATTCCCGGTCACCCAGGCGTTGTACGCACAGATCACAGACCAGTGGCCGAGTACCGCCCATGGCGACCAGTTGCCCGTCGAATGCGTCTCCTGGTGGGACGCAGCGCGGTTCTGCAACGCCCTGTCCCAGCGCGACGGGTTCATACTCGCGTACCACTTCCACGCCGACGGCGAAGGCATCGAGTGGGACGCATCCGCCGACGGGTACCGACTGCCGACCGAAGCCGAGTGGGAGCACGCCTGCCGTGCCGGCACGGCAGGGCCGCGCTACGGGGAACTCGGCGAGATCGCCTGGTACCGCGGCAACTCGCACGAACGCATCCACGACGTGGGCGGCAAACGCCCCAACCCGTGGGGGATTTACGACATGCTCGGCAACGTCTGGGACTGGTGCTGGGACGTCTACGACGCCGAGGTCTACGGGACCTACCGGGTGCTCCGTGGCGGTGGCTGGTTCGATGAGCACTGGAGTTGCCGGGCCTCCGCGCGACGCCGCAGCCACCCGACCTTCCAGGTCGACGACGTCGGATTCCGCATCGCACGTTCCCTCATGTGACGACCGTTTGCGTCCGTCCCCAGACGCAATGGCCGCCGACGAGCAACCCAGGGACCCGATCATCTGAGTAGCTGTTGTCGTTCCGATCTTGAGGGTTGTGCGTCGAACGGGAGTCTCGATCGGGTGGTTGCCGCAGGCTGCGGGCACGAAGGCAGGGCCTCTTGGTAGCTCGGGGTTGCGAAGCCAACCGAGATCCAGGAGACCCTGTTGCCGCAGTTGTACGTGCTCGCGCCGGTGGAACTCAACTCGGCCGCACCGACGTGTGATTGTGTCGCTCACCGGTTCGGGAATGCGGCCGATCACCCGGAACGTGTTCGGCGGTATCCCTCGGACATGACGGACACGGAGTGGGCTGTGGTCCGGCCGCTGCTGCCGGTGCCCGGCCGGCTGCGCGGCCGGGGCGGGCCGCCGGAGGCGTACTGCCACCGGGCGATGCTGGACGCGGTCCGCTACCTGGTCGACAACGGCATCAAGTGGCGGGCCATGCCTGCCGACTTCCCGCCGTGGGAGCGGGTATACGCGTTCTTCCGCCGCTGGCGCGACCACGTGCTGGTCAAGGAGTTCCACGATCGGCTGCGATCGAGGATCCGCGAGAGGGAGGGGCGGGACACGGAGCCGACAGCCGGCGTGATCGACTCGCAGTCAGTCAAGGCGGACGCAGTCGTCGGCTCCGACAGCCGTGGCTTCGACGGCGGCAAGCTGATCAATGGGCAGGGGTTCGTGGTGGTGCCCAAGCGGTGGATCGTCGAGCGCCTCTTCGCCCACCTGATGCGCACCCGCCGCCTGGTGCGCGACTTCGAGCGCCGCACCACCAGTGCCGAGGCGATGGTCTACTGGCCGATGATCCTGCTCATGACCCGCCGCCTGGCCCGGCCATGATGAGGCTCGTTGAATACGGCCACCCGTGACCGGGAGTTACCCCACATGCTCGATGGATCTCCCCAGCCATGCCTGACCTGACCGGGCGTCACAGGGGCGGCCGCCCGATGGACAGCCCGTTCCGGGGGCGGGCGGAGTGTCCATGGTGGCCGAGGGCCAGCGGGTGGTGCCGTCAGCGAGGGGTGAGGAGGCAGAACTCGTTGCCCTCCGGATCGGCCAGAACCGTCCAGGAGATGGCGGACTGGTCGATACCCGGGTCGGCGGCTCCCAGGGCGCGCAGTCGGGCTGCCTCTGCTGCCAGGTCGTCACCGAGGTAGGGGCAGACGTCGAGGTGGACGCGGTTCCACACGCTCTTGGTGTCGGGGCTGCGGAGGAACTCCAGGTAGGGGCCGACGCCTTTGGCGGAGCGCATGGTCGCGTGGTCGTCGGTGACCTCGTGCAGCGTCCAGTCCATCGCCTCGCCCCAGAACCGGGCCATCTCTCGTGGGTCGGTGCAGTCGACCACCACCGCGGCGATCGGCCCGGTGTCCCGGTAGATCGGGCGGGGCTCCAGGACGCAGAACTCGTTGCCCTCCGGGTCCGCCATGACCGTCCAGGGGACGTTGCCCTGACCCACGTCGGCGAGCGTCGCGCCGAGATCCGTCAGGCGTGCGACCAACTCCGCCTGATGGGCGGTCGAGGTGGTGGCCAGATCAAGGTGCACCCGGTTCTTGACCGTTTTGGGTTCCGGGCGGGCGACGATGTCGATGCAGACGGCCGCGGGGTCGGGGTAGGCGAATCCCACGGGTTCGAGGTTGGTCACACCGGGTCCCTCGCTGTCGACACCCCAGCCGAGTGCCTCCGCCCAGAACCGGCCGAGCACGGAGTCGTCCTGAGCCTTCATATTGATCTGCACAAGTCGTGTTGCCATGCCGCATATCCTAGAAGCGGCCGCTGGCCCACTGGCCGCCGCGATCAGACATGTGCTCGACCCGGTACCGACCGTGGTCGCCCTCGTCGAGACTGTGCAAGTCCTCGTTAACGAAGGCGAGGTTCGACCGCGCCGCCTGCATTCGACCGGCCAGTGGCACGGACCACTCCCGATGCCATCCGGCGTGCGCGAACATCAACCACACCGACAGCCGGATCACCGCCCTGCGGGCCGAGGTCACGCGGATCGACGCCGCCGCCGAAGCCGGCCTCGACCCCCACCCCATCGCGGCCCGAAAACAGCAGCGCCGAGCCCACCTCACCGAGATCATCCACCGCCACGACGCCCAACAGCCGTGTGGAGACGACCCCGAGGAACCACGGCCGCATCACGTCCACCGCTTCCTTGGCCACCGCGGACAGTTGTGCCGGGAACCAGGCCGAATGCGCCCCTTCCGGCGGGCTCGGCGCGGCCACGAAGACCGTGGAGGGCTTCGGCGGGTTCGCGAAGCAGTACGAGCAGATCGAGAAGGTCTCCGCCCCTCACGGCAACTTCTGAGAAGTGCTGCTGTACGGGCAGATCGGCCGGGACCCGGCGCTGATGTTCGACCTGGCGGAGAAGCTGGAGTTCACCGTCACCTCGGAGGACGGGCGGGTGCTGGACGCGCTCGCGCACGCGCAGCGCAACGAGGCCGCCCGCGGCGAGTACATCAGCGCGCTGGGCGAAGACGGGGAGCGGGTCGACATCTCGTTCGCCACGCAGAACTGGCAGAAGGCCGTGGTCGACAGGAGTAGGCCGGGGCAGTTCGTCCGCCGGCACTTCGAGGCGATGGTCTTCACCTACCTCGCCGAGGAACTGCGCACGGGCGATGTTGCGGTGGTCGGCTCGGAGGAGTTCGCCGACTGGAGCGACCAGCTGCTGCCGTGGGAGGTGGTGGAGGAGAAGCTGCCCGCCTACCTGGTGGAGGTCGGCCTGGCCGAGGACGAGGACCAGGCCGCCGCCTTCGACGCCGCCTCCTTCCGCCGACAGCTGGAGGACCGGCTGCGGGTCGCCGCCGCGGCCGCGGACGCCGGATACCCGGACAACGAGAGCCTGGTGATCGACCCGGACACCGGCATCCCGTCGCTCAAACCGCACCGGTCGGAGGGACAGCGGCCCTCAGCGAAGCGGCTGGAGCAGGAGATCAAGGCACGGATGCCGGAGCGCACGCTGATCGGGATCTGCGCGCGGACCGCGTACTGGGTGGAGTGGTGGCGCCGCTTCGGCCCGCCCTCGGGCAACGACCCCAAACTCCAGGACCCCTTCGGCCGGTACGTGATCTGCACCTTCGTGAAGGGCACCAACATGGGCCCGTACGAAGCCGCCCGCCACATCCCCGGCGTGAGCGGGCACGAGCTGGTCTACGTGGCGAACCGGCACTTCTCCCTCGTGCTGCTGAACGAGGCCATCGCCGATCTGGTCAACGCGCACGCCCGCCTGGACATCTCGCAGGCGTGGGGCGACGGCACCGCCGTGGCCGCCGACGGCACCCACATGGACACCTACCTCGACAACCTGCTCGCTGAGACGTCCGTCCGGTACGGGAAGCCGGGCGGCATTGCATACCACCACATCTCAGACACCTATATTGCGCTTTTTACCCATTTCATCCCGTGTGGGGTGCGGGAGGCCGTCTACATCATCGAGGGCCTGCTCAAGAATGCCTCCGAGGTCAGGCCCACCACCGTGCATGCGGATACGCAGGGCCAGTCGCTGCCTGTCTTTACCCTTGCGCACCTGCTGGGCTTCGACTTGATGCCCAGGATCCGGAATTGGAAGGGCCTGGCCTTCTACCGGCCTAGACGAGTAGTTCCGAATGCTGTCGGTCCGTCCGGAGGTCCAGGGAGGGTGTCCAAGATCGTTTTGTGACGAACGAACACTTGGACACCCTCATCACCGGACTGTATGTCAAGGTCGACGACGAGATCGCAGGAACGCGATGCCTGGGCAGGCCACCGCAGTTGAGCGACTCCGAATTGGTCTGCCTGGCCGTCGCGCAGGCTCTGCTGGGTTTCGCCTCGGAATCCCGTTGGCTGCGGTTCGCCCACGCCAACCTGGGCTCAATGTTCCCGTACCTACCGAAGAGGCCCGGGTACAACAAGAGGCTGCGGGCCGCGTTGCCCCTGGTCAAGGAGGCGATTCCGACCGCCCGGGACTTCTGGTCATCGCGGACAAGGGCTTCGCCTCCATGGAGTTCGAGAACGACCTCGCGATGCGCGGCGCCGAACTGCTCCGACCGTCCTTCAAACGCGAGACGCGCCGCAGGGGAGAGTCCTTACTGAAGTCGGTGCGACAGCTGATCGAGTCGGTCAACGACACACTGAAGGGGCAGTTGGACCTCGAACAGCACGGTGGACGCACCTTCGAGGGTGTCGCCGTCCGGGTCGCCCAGCGCATCCTCGCGATGGCCTCCGCTATCTGGCACAACCACAAGAGCGGCGCCCCCGTCCTGAGGTCACTGACCGCATTCGATCACTAACCGCCACACAAACGTGTCCCGTGCTCAACCGGAGGCCCTTCAGCATGACCCCCTCGGGCAGGGGCGTTCACGGGCGGTCGGTGGCGGGTCCGGGCGGACCGGCCACGCCGACGCACGCCTCGTTGCCCTCAGGGTCGGCCAGTACCCAGTTCGATGGCGCGTCGGCATCGTTCACCAGGCGGCCACCGGCCGCGAGCGCGGCGGCTATCCGCGCGTCGGCCTGGTCGTAGGGCACCCACACATCGACGTGGACCCGGTTGCGTTGCGGGCGTGGTGCATCCATCTGCTGGAAGTAGAACGGTGCCCCGCGGCGGCGCGGGTCGATCAGGTCCTCACCGCTGTCCGCACGGTCCTGGTAGCCGAGCAGGGCACGCCAGAACGCCACCACGTCGGGACCGGCGAGGGCATCGATGGTGACCTGGACCGTCTGCACGGCCGACGGATCAGCCGGTATGTCCAACGTGCGGGCCACCGCCGAGATCTGCCGAGCCAGCTCGACATGCCGCTCGGTCAGCCCGTAGTAGTCGCCCGTGACCGTGATCAGTCGGACGATCACGCACTCCTGCCGCACGTCGACGTCCGGTTGATCGTCCCCAACCTCCGGCATCTCACTTATCGCCTGCACGAACTGGGCGCCGACCGCGAACGAACCGGTGCGGAAGTACGCACACGCCCCCTCGCCCACGACACGCCAGTCCTCCACGCCGATGGTCTCGTGGAACTGCTGCGGCCTGATGCGCACGATCTTGCTCTCTACGTAGGTCATGCGATCAACGTAGCGTGCAGATCCGACAACCCCCTTCGACCATCCGGTACTTCGGAACTACTCGTCTAGCAGGCAGAGCGAGTACGTGCACATCGATGCCCTGTTTGGCGAGTCGGGGAAGAACGTCATCGACTGGGACCTGATCGAGTCCCAGTTTCGGCACCTGATGCGGGTGGCTGTCTCCGTCCGCGAGGGCGTCATCTCCTCGGCGACGCTGCTCAAGCGGCTTCGGTCGGGGTCACACAAGAACGCCACTTACACCGCGTTCCGCGAGGTCGGCCGCGTCATTCGCACCGCGCAGCTGCTGCGGTATCTGACGGACGCCCCGCTTCGCCGGCGGGTGACGGCGGCGACGAACAAGGTCGAGTCCTTCAACCGGTTTTCCCAGTGGGTCGGCTTCGGCAACCAGGGCGTCATCGCCGACAACGACCCCGTCGAGCAGGAGAAGGTGATGAAATTCAATGCTTTGTTGACGAATGCGGTGATCTTCCATAACGCCCTGGATATCCCCGAGATCGTCCGCCAGCTCCTGGAGGAGGGATGGGAGATCGACCCGGAGGACCTGGCCCAAATCTCCCTGTACCTGACCGAGCACATCAAGCGGTTCGGCGAGTACAGCACCCACGAACTCGGCATCCAGCCCGAGGCGTACGACCCCAAGCTCGACGTCGACTTCACCCAGCTCCGCGAACAGGAACCGGCCGCCTCCGGCTTCGGCACGGCCGCCTGAGCACCGAAGGACCACGGCGGGTCCTCGACGAACTCCGGGAACCGGGCCTCGAGCGCTGGATCGCGACTGCCTGACAGGAACGCGCGGCTCGCAGGTCCGGGACTTCGGGCGGGTTGACCCCAGGCGGCGGACCGGTAGCGGGGCGGGAAGAGCGGCGATCCCGCCCCGCTACCGGACTGACGGCAGGAACGCCCTAGCCGTCGACGAAAGTGACCGTCTCGGCGAGCGGGGCCCGGTCGATGCGGTCGTGACACGCGGCCG is a genomic window of Streptomyces griseochromogenes containing:
- a CDS encoding formylglycine-generating enzyme family protein, which produces MDVITGKEMVAIPPGQVTLSDRRTQRSWSVELAPCQLAAFPVTQALYAQITDQWPSTAHGDQLPVECVSWWDAARFCNALSQRDGFILAYHFHADGEGIEWDASADGYRLPTEAEWEHACRAGTAGPRYGELGEIAWYRGNSHERIHDVGGKRPNPWGIYDMLGNVWDWCWDVYDAEVYGTYRVLRGGGWFDEHWSCRASARRRSHPTFQVDDVGFRIARSLM
- a CDS encoding Tn3 family transposase, which encodes MLLYGQIGRDPALMFDLAEKLEFTVTSEDGRVLDALAHAQRNEAARGEYISALGEDGERVDISFATQNWQKAVVDRSRPGQFVRRHFEAMVFTYLAEELRTGDVAVVGSEEFADWSDQLLPWEVVEEKLPAYLVEVGLAEDEDQAAAFDAASFRRQLEDRLRVAAAAADAGYPDNESLVIDPDTGIPSLKPHRSEGQRPSAKRLEQEIKARMPERTLIGICARTAYWVEWWRRFGPPSGNDPKLQDPFGRYVICTFVKGTNMGPYEAARHIPGVSGHELVYVANRHFSLVLLNEAIADLVNAHARLDISQAWGDGTAVAADGTHMDTYLDNLLAETSVRYGKPGGIAYHHISDTYIALFTHFIPCGVREAVYIIEGLLKNASEVRPTTVHADTQGQSLPVFTLAHLLGFDLMPRIRNWKGLAFYRPRRVVPNAVGPSGGPGRVSKIVL
- a CDS encoding VOC family protein: MATRLVQINMKAQDDSVLGRFWAEALGWGVDSEGPGVTNLEPVGFAYPDPAAVCIDIVARPEPKTVKNRVHLDLATTSTAHQAELVARLTDLGATLADVGQGNVPWTVMADPEGNEFCVLEPRPIYRDTGPIAAVVVDCTDPREMARFWGEAMDWTLHEVTDDHATMRSAKGVGPYLEFLRSPDTKSVWNRVHLDVCPYLGDDLAAEAARLRALGAADPGIDQSAISWTVLADPEGNEFCLLTPR
- a CDS encoding VOC family protein, with the protein product MTYVESKIVRIRPQQFHETIGVEDWRVVGEGACAYFRTGSFAVGAQFVQAISEMPEVGDDQPDVDVRQECVIVRLITVTGDYYGLTERHVELARQISAVARTLDIPADPSAVQTVQVTIDALAGPDVVAFWRALLGYQDRADSGEDLIDPRRRGAPFYFQQMDAPRPQRNRVHVDVWVPYDQADARIAAALAAGGRLVNDADAPSNWVLADPEGNEACVGVAGPPGPATDRP